GGGAAAAATCAAAGTTTTCCTTTCTCGTATCTGCAATCGAGTAGGCTGCCACGAGACAGTCCACCTTTCCTTCCTGCAGCATCTCCTTCCTGTTATCCGGCTGTACCGTAACAAATTCAACCTCCTCGTAACCGAGCTTCTCTGCCAGCTTATTGGCAAGGTCTATCTCCATGCCGTAATATCTTCCGGTCTCTTTGTTCAGATACCCAAAATTCATAATATCGTCGCGCACTCCCACTCTGAGCGTCCCGCTCTTCTCCCGGCCGCCGCATCCTGTGAGAACGGCTGCCAGAGTGAGCAGCCCGCACAGCAGCGCGCTTAACCTTCTCATCTTCATTTTTCTTTCCCCCTGTGATGTTTTCATGACTGAAATATTAATCTGATTATATTTCTTTTATGAAAAAAAGGAAATGGAGAGCGCTCATATTATGCTTCTGTTACCAAAAACGCATAAATTTTACTGTTTGTCTTTAATAGCTGCCGCGTTCTACAGTAACTGTATATAAAAACGCCCCTCTGTCCGGGCAGAGGGGCGTAAAATGAAAGAGGAGACTTAGGCAGAACCGGCGCGGTACAGGCCGCGCCGGTTCTTTATCAGTCTCTTCTCTTATCTTACATTATGACATTTTGTACGGTGCCGCTTTCGTAAAAATATCAGGAGGGCGCAGACCGTCAGAGAGGCCAGCATGACAAGCACCGCGGCTATCGGATCCAGAGGATCGCCCGTCTGAACACCGCTTCCGGTACTGCGGCTGTTTCCTCTGCCGTCGCCTCCCGGAACGAACACCGCAAAGGGGGACAGTCCCCCGAAGGTTCCTGTCACCGCGCCGTTCTCCACCGGCACTTTAATGCGCTCCAGCTCCCTTCTGTGGCAGTGCATCACGGTCGCTGTCCGCCCGTTGTACCCGGTGCCTGCCGGGATCGTCACGTCCACCTCACCCTGAACCTCCCCTGCCGAAAGGCTGATATCGTACAGCAGCAGCGGACCGCCGTTGTCTTTTCCGTACGCGCGTATGGTAGCGCAGGCAGAATCATCATCCCCAGTGTGCAGTGTGCCCGATTTCACGTTCAGCATCGCGTCCTCCGTAAAGCTGCCTCTCACTGTGACCCCGGTGGACGGATCCCGAAGCGTACGCTCGGAGTAAGATGGCGTAAAATGGGCCGTCACCGTGACGTGGGCCGCCGGCATCGTAAAGGTAGTGGAAGCTTCTTCCGCGTTGGCGAACGCACCGCCGCCGGATGAGGTCCACCGGTCAAACTTCCGGCCGGCAGATGGGGCGGTCATGAGAGACACACTGTCATTTTCCTGGTACAGACCGCCCTTTGTTGTGTCTGTTCCGCCGGCCACCGTCAGCCGGTAGCCGGGGACAAGTGTCCAGGTATTGCTGTCGACCGGGGTACTGAGGCCGCTCTTCCATGTATCATTGTAATTGCTCTCCTTCCCGGCAGGGTAGTAGATGGTACCGCTGCCGGCAATAAAATACAACGCACCACCTCCTATCGCTTTTGGGGGGCGGTCCCCCAAAAAGGTCAGAGATGCAAGGCCTCCGCAGTTATAAAACGCAGCATCCTCAATGGTTTCCAGGCTGTCGGGGAATATCACTTTTGTAAGGCTGAGGCAGCTCCAAAACGCAAATCCTTTAATAGTCCTCACACCGTCAGGAAGCACAAAGCTCGTATCAGCGTTTCCGATGGGGTAAATAAGCAGCGTTTCCATCTTTTTATCATACAGCACACCGTTTTCACTGGAAAAGTATCCGTTTCCGTCCGCAACTGTAAATGACTTCATGCTGGCACACTCCGAAAACGCAAAGTCACCAACGGTTTCCAGGTTCTTTGGGAGCGTAACCTCTGTAAGGCCTCTGCAGCCAGAAAATGCGTAGGATCCAATGGTCTGCAGACTACTCGGGAAGACTGCGGCGGCAAGACTGCCGCAGCCCCCAAATGCGTTATCCTCAATGGATCGCAGACCGTCCGGGAAGACTGCGTTTTTTAGGCTGCCACAGCCATAAAATGCATTGCTTCCAATCGTTTTCAGTTTATCCGGGAAAATAACAGTGGTGAGTCTTCCGATGTTATTACGAGCTGATCCTCCCATCTTTATCAGGCCGTCCATCTCCGACAAGTCCAGGATGGTCAGATTTGTCCAGTCACTGCCAGTCTTGTAGAGGCTCCGCAGATAATCCCAGTTATCTCCGGTGAATTCCGTGGCATCTCCTCTGAGCGTTATGGCAGTGTAGTCCGCCTTATTGCCGCCGCCAAGCGCAGTTGTGACTTTGTTCGCCACCTCGCCGGGGGCATCGTTATCCACTTCCACGACCAGGTTATACACTCCGCTGCTCCAGCCTCCGCCGGCGGAAAGGTTCAGTCCGCTGATCCAGGCGGCATCATAGCCGGGCGCATCGCTCGGGTAATACAGCCGGCCGCCTCCGGCGATATTTGCAAACGCGCCAGATCCAACGCTCGGAGGGGTGCTGCCCGTAAAGGTCAGAGAGGCAAGGCTTCCACAGGAATTAAAAGCATTAGTGCCGATGGAGGTCAGGTTTTTTGAAAAAGTCACTTCCGTTAGCCCGCGGCAGAAATAAAATGCATTGTTTCCAATAGATTCCAGGTTGTTCGGGAACGTTACCTCCGTAAGCCCGGTGCAGTTGCTGAACGCATAACCCTCAATGGTTTTCAGGCT
This is a stretch of genomic DNA from [Clostridium] hylemonae DSM 15053. It encodes these proteins:
- a CDS encoding leucine-rich repeat protein, with amino-acid sequence MGKYSTESSREKERKCMGEKRKERILALLLSTAVLLGMTMPLAARAETPVAPSEGQIQSFLALPDNSTERKVPQGTAWEELNLPGELEAMVFRVQEEPAENGGETSAPSAENVPVTWESGPAYDSEKPGEYVLTPKPGEGYTVPKEVSLPRITVRVKEAQTNSALKSAPALQTVSAGTALTVEVTGNGTDAVKNAVEAELGGGNKADYTAIILTGSASELTEGNWGYIRGLYEEDSEWNSLTTLDLSGMSRLSKVEAEALNLQKSPAKLIAVTFPSSLETIGEAAFYRCSSLKETVFPNNLKSIKNDAFGYCAGLTGVTFPSSLETIGSGAFTGCISLTEVTFPSKLQTIESSAFTGCTSLTAFAVESESPYFTGKAGVLYDKKMETLLRYPEGKTDISFTIPDGVMTIGEGAFSIQPSLESVTFPSSLKTIEGYAFSNCTGLTEVTFPNNLESIGNNAFYFCRGLTEVTFSKNLTSIGTNAFNSCGSLASLTFTGSTPPSVGSGAFANIAGGGRLYYPSDAPGYDAAWISGLNLSAGGGWSSGVYNLVVEVDNDAPGEVANKVTTALGGGNKADYTAITLRGDATEFTGDNWDYLRSLYKTGSDWTNLTILDLSEMDGLIKMGGSARNNIGRLTTVIFPDKLKTIGSNAFYGCGSLKNAVFPDGLRSIEDNAFGGCGSLAAAVFPSSLQTIGSYAFSGCRGLTEVTLPKNLETVGDFAFSECASMKSFTVADGNGYFSSENGVLYDKKMETLLIYPIGNADTSFVLPDGVRTIKGFAFWSCLSLTKVIFPDSLETIEDAAFYNCGGLASLTFLGDRPPKAIGGGALYFIAGSGTIYYPAGKESNYNDTWKSGLSTPVDSNTWTLVPGYRLTVAGGTDTTKGGLYQENDSVSLMTAPSAGRKFDRWTSSGGGAFANAEEASTTFTMPAAHVTVTAHFTPSYSERTLRDPSTGVTVRGSFTEDAMLNVKSGTLHTGDDDSACATIRAYGKDNGGPLLLYDISLSAGEVQGEVDVTIPAGTGYNGRTATVMHCHRRELERIKVPVENGAVTGTFGGLSPFAVFVPGGDGRGNSRSTGSGVQTGDPLDPIAAVLVMLASLTVCALLIFLRKRHRTKCHNVR